Proteins from a single region of Urocitellus parryii isolate mUroPar1 chromosome 4, mUroPar1.hap1, whole genome shotgun sequence:
- the Zbed5 gene encoding zinc finger BED domain-containing protein 5 yields MFCTTNSLPMDLLLKQGNLKQEVESFCYQIVSESNDQKVGILQNEDEQLQPSVSKKSEGELSRVKFMSNSNKITFSKKPKRRKYDESYLSFGFTYFGNRDAPHAQCVLCKKILSNSSLAPSKLRRHLETKHAAYKDKDISFFKQHLDSPENNKPPAPKIVNTDNESATEASYNVSYHIALSGEAHTIGELLIKPCAKDVVMRMFDEQYSKKIDAVQLSNSTVARRIKDLAADIEEELVCRLKICDGFSLQLDESADVSGLAVLLVFIRYRFNKSIEEDLLLCESLQSNATGEEIFNCINSFMQKHEIEWEKCVDVCSDASRAVDGKIAEAVALIKYVAPESTSSHCLLYRHALAVKVMPTSLKNVLDQAVQIINYIKARPHQSRLLKILCEEMGAQHTALLLNTEVRWLSRGKVLVRLFELRRELLVFMDSAFRLSDCVTNSSWLLRLAYLADIFTKLNEVNLSMQGKNVTVFTVFDKMSSLLRKLEFWASSVEEENFDCFPTLSDFLTEINSTVDKDICSAIVQHLRGLRSALLKYFPVTNDNNAWVRNPFTVTVKPASLVARDYESLIDLTSDSQVKQNFSELSLNDFWSSLIQEYPSIARRAVRVLLPFATMHLCETGFSYYAATKTKYRKRLDAAPHMRIRLSNITPNIKRICDKKSQKHCSH; encoded by the coding sequence ATGTTTTGTACCACAAATTCATTGCCCATGGATCTTTTGCTGAAACAAGGAAATCTTAAACAAGAAGTAGAATCTTTTTGTTACCAAATTGTATCTGAATCAAATGATCAAAAGGTTGGAATATTACAAAATGAAGATGAACAGTTGCAGCCTTCGGTTTCTAAAAAATCAGAAGGTGAGCTTTCCAGGGTCAAATTTATGTCTAATTCCAACAAAATAACATTTagtaaaaaaccaaaaagaagaaaatatgatgaaaGTTATTTGTCTTTTGGATTTACTTACTTTGGAAATAGAGATGCGCCTCATGCTCAGTGtgtattatgtaaaaaaattttatcaaatagcTCTTTAGCTCCTAGTAAGCTTCGAAGACATTTGGAAACTAAACATGCCGCATATAAAGACAAAGATATAAGCTTTTTCAAGCAGCATCTTGATTCACCTGAAAATAATAAACCCCCAGCACCTAAAATTGTCAATACAGATAATGAAAGTGCTACAGAGGCATCATACAATGTAAGTTACCATATAGCCCTGAGTGGAGAGGCTCATACTATTGGAGAATTGCTTATCAAACCTTGTGCAAAAGATGTAGTGATGCGAATGTTTGACGAACAATATAGTAAAAAAATAGATGCAGTACAACTATCAAACAGTACTGTTGCTCGAAGAATTAAGGATTTGGCTGCTGATATTGAAGAAGAGCTTGTTTGTAGACTGAAAATATGTGATGGGTTTTCACTACAACTAGATGAATCAGCTGATGTTTCAGGACTTGCTGTGCTGCTTGTGTTTATTCGTTATAGGTTTAATAAGTCTATTGAGGAAGACTTACTTTTATGTGAATCTTTGCAAAGTAATGCTACTGGTGAAGAAATATTCAACTGCATCAACAGTTTTATGCAAAAACATGAAATTGAATGGGAAAAATGTGTCGATGTTTGTAGTGATGCTTCTAGGGCAGTAGACGggaaaattgctgaggctgtggcCTTGATAAAATATGTGGCTCCTGAAAGCACTAGTAGTCACTGCCTATTATATCGACATGCACTAGCAGTTAAAGTAATGCCTACATCTCTAAAAAATGTGCTAGATCAAGCAGTACAAATCATCAATTATATTAAAGCTCGACCACATCAATCCAGACTACTAAAAATTTTATGTGAAGAAATGGGTGCTCAGCACACAGCACTTCTTCTAAATACAGAGGTAAGGTGGCTTTCGCGAGGTAAAGTTCTTGTAAGACTTTTTGAGCTTCGGCGTGAACTACTGGTTTTCATGGATTCTGCTTTTCGACTATCTGATTGTGTAACAAATTCATCCTGGCTGCTAAGACTTGCATATCTTGCAGATATTTTTACTAAATTAAATGAGGTTAATCTGTCAATGCAAGGGAAAAATGTGACAGTTTTTACAGTGTTTGATAAAATGTCatcattgttaagaaaattagaattttgggCCTCATCTGTAGAAGAAGAAAACTTTGATTGTTTTCCTACGCTCAGTGACTTTTTGACTGAAATTAATTCTACAGTTGATAAAGATATTTGCAGTGCCATTGTACAGCACCTAAGGGGTTTGCGCTCTgctcttctaaaatattttcctgtaacaAATGACAATAATGCTTGGGTTAGAAATCCATTTACAGTAACTGTTAAACCAGCTTCATTAGTAGCACGAGATTATGAGAGCCTAATTGATTTAACATCTGATTCTCAGGTGAAACAAAATTTCAGTGAACTTTCACTAAATGATTTTTGGAGTAGCCTAATTCAAGAATATCCAAGCATTGCAAGGCGTGCAGTTCGTGTACTTCTTCCTTTTGCAACAATGCACCTGTGTGAAACAGGGTTTTCATATTATGctgcaacaaaaacaaaatataggaaaagaCTTGATGCTGCACCTCACATGCGGATCCGACTTAGTAATATTACACCTAATATTAAACGGATATGTGATAAAAAGTCACAAAAACACTGTTCTCATTAA